The following coding sequences are from one Verrucosispora sp. WMMD573 window:
- a CDS encoding carbohydrate ABC transporter permease — MRGRRRGPSPLPERAARLWRTLGAAFVLLVFVPPLLLLVSGSLTEPGLPPSPTPQLVPDPLSTTGYQRALDLGGLLRASLNSLLVAVVAVPLSVLVAALAGFALARIAPRTTVVVVAASLVALMVPATALLVPRFAIFRLFGLTDTLVPLIAPALLGTSPLYVLVYYLAFRALPADLYDACLVEDLSPLRTWWRVALPLVRPVTAGLTALTFVLTWSNFLDPLIYIYDRDLFTLPLALRSLSLLDPTNFPVFLAGAVIATVPALVVFALAQRRFLHHDDRAEG, encoded by the coding sequence GTGAGGGGTCGCCGTCGCGGCCCCTCACCGCTGCCCGAACGGGCCGCCCGGCTGTGGCGTACGCTCGGCGCGGCCTTCGTCCTGTTGGTCTTCGTTCCGCCCCTGCTGCTGCTGGTCTCCGGCTCCCTCACCGAGCCCGGCCTGCCACCGTCGCCGACTCCGCAGCTGGTGCCCGACCCGCTCTCCACCACCGGCTACCAGCGGGCCCTCGACCTCGGGGGTCTGCTGCGTGCCTCGCTCAACTCGCTGCTCGTCGCCGTGGTGGCGGTGCCGTTGAGCGTGCTCGTGGCCGCACTGGCCGGCTTCGCGCTGGCCAGAATCGCCCCGCGCACCACCGTGGTAGTGGTGGCCGCCTCACTCGTCGCGCTGATGGTGCCGGCGACCGCCCTGCTGGTGCCCCGTTTCGCGATCTTTCGCCTGTTCGGGCTGACCGACACCCTCGTACCGTTGATCGCCCCGGCGCTGCTGGGCACCTCGCCGCTCTACGTCCTGGTCTACTACCTGGCCTTCCGAGCGCTGCCGGCCGACCTGTACGACGCCTGCCTGGTGGAGGACCTGTCGCCGCTGCGCACCTGGTGGCGGGTCGCGTTGCCGCTGGTACGCCCGGTGACCGCCGGGCTGACCGCCCTGACCTTCGTGCTGACCTGGTCGAATTTCCTCGACCCGCTGATCTACATCTACGACCGCGACCTGTTCACGCTGCCGCTGGCGCTGCGGTCGCTGTCCCTGCTGGACCCGACGAACTTCCCCGTGTTCCTGGCCGGGGCGGTGATCGCCACGGTGCCCGCACTTGTGGTCTTCGCGCTGGCGCAGCGGCGTTTCCTGCACCACGACGACCGAGCCGAGGGATGA